In Cicer arietinum cultivar CDC Frontier isolate Library 1 chromosome 7, Cicar.CDCFrontier_v2.0, whole genome shotgun sequence, the genomic window TAGTGTTTAGTTAAGAAAAACAAGTCAATCTgactaataattatttcaataaatattttaattaatgattaaacAAATAGAATAAACAATTTAACGATGAGACTTAatttataaagataattttaataaaagaaataccAACAAATATCTTAGatgtctaaaaataaaaatactacattaaaatttatatatatatatatatatatatatatatatgtatatatgtatgtatatgtgtatatataacttttaaaaattcaaaatttattttttaacgtAAATAACAAATGGCTCTATAAACCCATGGTAGCATCTTCCTTTTAATAAAACATCCAAGTGAATATACCAAACACTAGGCTAGCGCAGGATGATTAGGATAAAAAACACGTGAAAATGTGTaggatttgtaaaaaaaaaaaaaagtgatcaTTTCTGAAATTATATTATCTTTTGTTTCTTgttctttttcaatattttatacaaaacTTTAGAAactaaagataaattaaaacatTATCATTATCATGCCCATGTCATATTTTTATCAACTTCTTTACAACTTGTTTGGTGGTCGTATAGTTTTTATCAATCTCTTTACAATTTGTTTGATGGTGggaacatgataaaaataaataagataagaGAGTTacgtaaaaatatattaaaatatgaatatgatgAAGTTTTAGTTCTACATATATTTGGTGTGCATCTAATAAAAAACTAgatatcatatattattttattatatattttagataaactaaataataatattatatattatatgaaaatGACAATATTAactttgtaataaaattatacataccttttaaagatatttttttaatgatcacattaatttagattaatatttatatatgtataatattttatttcattaattttatttatttatatatattatagtcAATTTTGtatgtttaaattatattttataagagtaaattaaaaaaatcttactttatcttgttaatttataattgaacttacactttatgataaaattatagCTAGAAagataagataaaatattttatataaatatcttGTCATAATCTATTGATTCATCATTCCACCAATGAAGTTGTTAACATATTCATCtcaatattattcaaattatCAAACGAActctaaattgattttttttttgtcgcaATTTATAGAGTTTTCTAATTGTAACCTCCACCTATACCTCCAACTCGTCaatgcattttaaaaaatttattttatccattttactataaataaaaataagaaattccagaataagaaatttttgaaaaaggaaatttctgaaatttaaatattttcaaaatagaatagtaaattttcgaaataggtaatttaaaaaaaataatatcaattttttgagacaaaatatacatttcaaaattttaggtaaaattataaatttagaaactttcatctttttcgaaaatttcaaaatgcaaaattacgttttaaatatttagtttttaaaactttcaaaaaaatttcaaaactttgcattttgaaacttttgttaaAGGCGAAagtttagaaaatattttataaagacaataaattatcttttaaaaattgcaaattaattcaaacttttgaaattaaactcattttgtattttaaaatttttataataaaccaCAATTtcagaaatttgaaattttttgctaaaatttcaaatgtgtgagtgtaaagaaaaaaaaattaaattttcatatataataaaaagaataaaataatttttttatgtgtattaGAGGAGTAGTAAGTAGAAAACCctcatttataatataaatatatccCAATGAATACCGGGCAAGGCCCAAAATAAAAGACGAGAATCTAAAAGAAAAAGGCCCAGAATGATGCTATGCCAATAGTTTTGCACCGGGCTGATTCTACGTTTAGGCCCAGAAGCCCAACCCTGTCTTTGAAATAACGAGATAAATGACTGTGTCATGTCACGGTCAAACTGACACGTTAGCGTTTTTGTGAGACTTGTATCTCAACATTCCCCATTTACGAAATCTGTTTTCAATTTCTGTTTGTTTTTTGCTTCTCTTCTCCAGTTGAGAAAACCGAAACACTTTCAGATTTAGTTGCGTGAGATTCACGATGATGATGATCGCCGACACCGTCACAGTCACCGCCGCAAAAACTCTCGGCGTCCTCCGTGGCTATCAATTTTCCTTAACCGATTCATGTTCCGATCAGATCTCCGCGATGATTCACCCTTGCGATGCAGTGGCTCCGCCGCCGGTGAAGCCTAGCACACACAGGATACCTCGTCGGACTCTTACCCGAAGAAAACGACGAACCAGACGCAGGTTATCGGACGATGATTCCGGAGGTGAGGGATTATTCTTCGGTGACGGCGGCGACGGTGCTTTTGGAGGCGGAGGTGGAGGTGGAGGTTtcggtggtggtggtggtggtggtgattGGAATTTCAATAGTTTTGGAGATGGACATAATTGGGATGAACCTTCGTCTTCGCTGCCGGATCCTGCCTTTGATTTTGTGTATCAAGTGTTGTCTTGGATTATGCTATCGAATTGTTTGCATTATGCGTTGAAGAAGATTATTAGAATTATTGTTGATTCTGATAGGGAAAAGGTTCCAACCAGATTGGCTCCAATTTGCTGATATCATGATTGGTACCTTTCTCATCCATTCATCACATCAATGCTTGTTGGCTTCTGATTGCTCATTTCAgaattccttttatttttatttaagttgaGAAATCGCTGTAAATAACATGTTGTACATAATTTATCatctaataattaataatttaatatcttaGTCTACTGTGACATACCTGATGGTTTGagtaatatatagtttattgGAAGCAATATGATTCTATGTTGAACTATTGATCATTACTACATGATTTTGGGTTAGTTAGGATATGTTTTGCGTGCAAGCCATTCTCTTTTATGAATTATTTCCTGTCATATGTTTGAGAAAATAGCACCTAATTGAGGAAATAGATTTTTGGAGCCATTCCTTTTTGGGTTATTTCTTATCATATGTTTGAGAGAATAATACCAAAGAGAAAAGAGATTTTTGGTATTTCCTACGAAACAGGTTCTCAATCATTCTTTTGTCAATAGATGTTGTTCCTTGGAGTTTTTTTGTGCTATTTTTAGTGTTGTTCCTTTTTTTTAGCTCTATGTAGAAGGGCAGACATTGCCATAACTAGTTTTCCTCATGGTTTTTAGTTTGGTTGTGTTATGGGGCTTTAGACTCTATTGCTCTCCAAAAAAGGGTTCTCAATCATCTTAATCAAGTTCACTTACTCTTGGACATCTTTTTTCTTGTGCTGTTTCAATGTTAATACCAGTGTGTTACTGTGTTTGCTGGTTTCAATAGTATGTGTTGGTGCGTCTTCAAAATTATGTATGTGATTCTTTTTTTGTGTGATCGAAGCCACAGTATGGGCATTCATTGTGTCTTTTGTTCTGTTCAATGATTTATTTGAAGAGCTTGGATTGGGATgtctttcttttctctttttcaatATGATTTTCTATTGACTATTTATCATTCCAGTGAATGAGCGATCCTTGTGTTATTTTTAAGGTTGCTGACAAATGTTTCTTGTTTTGTGTCAAAAAGAGGCAACTGGATTCCATTTTGGCTCCTTTTCTTAGTTCTCTAGGTTGATCTCTCTCGAGTACCAAGTTAGGAAGATATGATATCTCTTTTTAAGTCATCGACATTAGACGGcagtaaaaaattatatgtattaCCTTTGTAACAAATGTAaatgttcttttttatttttttgtcaaaaacaaatGTAAAAATTCTAGATATGATTTTAGCTGAAACTTACCGGGGGGAAACGGTGAAATTGGTTGGCATGAGTTGAGGAAATGTATATTGActttaaatacatcaaaacaaacaaatgaaTACTCGAGTCCTTGacccaataaaaaaataaacatgtatTGTAACATTTAAAATTGTGgtgcaaaaataataaaattaattgatatttttttttacatttaaagaCTAAACTGCTATTTCACAAATTTGAGACTAAACTGATTGACCATTAcaatttaaagactaaaatgttcattttatgttgtttgatttttcaGTTAGAGATATTTGTAGATGTTATTTTTCCTTCAAACTTGATTCAAATTTAAGTTCACAAACTTCGATCTAAATCATAATCCTTGTAGTCTCACTTGATAAAAATAAGAGTAATGTATTTGAACACCAAATCTAAGCACCGAAACTCAAACACTGAAAAAATACAACTAAAATTAGTGTTAATTAGATGAGGAGAGAGAAAATAgtaatataaaaatcataattgtattcaaatacggtccaaatatttt contains:
- the LOC101488352 gene encoding uncharacterized protein codes for the protein MMMIADTVTVTAAKTLGVLRGYQFSLTDSCSDQISAMIHPCDAVAPPPVKPSTHRIPRRTLTRRKRRTRRRLSDDDSGGEGLFFGDGGDGAFGGGGGGGGFGGGGGGGDWNFNSFGDGHNWDEPSSSLPDPAFDFVYQVLSWIMLSNCLHYALKKIIRIIVDSDREKVPTRLAPIC